In the Streptomyces sp. FXJ1.172 genome, one interval contains:
- a CDS encoding WD40/YVTN/BNR-like repeat-containing protein, producing MGPNASGGQLAFTRARPSRLYVLPDLGERVYRTDDHGVTWSTQSGLGVPGAVGSRVAADPLDADTVYVAATVPGNGEGYVLRSEDAAHTFRPVLDDVAAFTDVVTSPSGGAVFASAATGVFTSSDRGRHWRRLPHVPTEVTRLALDGDDLFVGTSRGTFLVEDAVDHPKAARRLPVPGDPAVADLQVRGRVVLASDVYSGAVISPDGGRNWTRLTGPWNPTDTTTYTGITATGELQVQTIGPSADGSGEKNLWLSGDLGRTWRARPQATTKVDLYADTGSFPDRPFEQVVSASAGIYTTRNSTDYRRIGVPDVEVDALAVSGSALIAGTPSGTYRSSAPLARRLPAGYQDWGWTGRAPDTVGNSIRALATVPGTGTTVLRTRSTYCSYDCFVLERSFDGGRTWRQLSVSDGTSTALAVDPRHPSRLYAASYFPNGVYTSQDGGMTLRLHPLAQGEGVTSLAVDPRASGALWVGDMTGLYRSTDYGEEAVKVFDGAVDRVAVDPSDPDHVVAVGEHMLKVSQDGGKTFRDASGVPELTYDDVAFAPDGALFVASRDLYEPGQGVFRSDDGGMHWTSMSTGLVTTDVRSLSVSPDGRRLFAGTGNGGVFRRVLR from the coding sequence GTGGGGCCCAACGCCAGCGGCGGGCAACTGGCGTTCACGCGGGCCCGTCCGTCGCGGCTGTACGTGCTGCCGGACCTCGGCGAGCGCGTCTACCGGACGGACGACCACGGCGTCACATGGAGTACGCAGTCCGGCCTCGGGGTGCCCGGAGCCGTGGGGAGCAGGGTGGCCGCCGACCCGCTCGACGCGGACACCGTATACGTGGCGGCCACCGTCCCGGGCAATGGTGAGGGGTACGTCCTGCGCAGCGAAGACGCTGCTCACACCTTCCGGCCCGTGCTCGACGATGTCGCGGCCTTCACCGACGTGGTGACGTCGCCGTCGGGCGGCGCCGTCTTCGCCTCTGCTGCCACGGGCGTCTTCACCAGCTCGGACCGGGGGCGGCACTGGCGGCGACTGCCGCACGTCCCCACGGAGGTGACCCGGCTGGCGCTGGACGGCGACGACCTGTTCGTCGGCACGAGCCGGGGGACCTTCCTCGTCGAGGATGCGGTGGACCACCCGAAAGCCGCCAGACGACTGCCCGTACCGGGCGATCCCGCCGTCGCAGACCTGCAGGTGCGAGGCCGGGTCGTGCTCGCCTCGGACGTGTACAGCGGTGCGGTGATCTCCCCCGACGGCGGCAGGAACTGGACCCGGCTGACGGGGCCGTGGAACCCGACCGACACGACCACCTACACCGGGATCACCGCGACCGGAGAACTCCAGGTGCAGACGATCGGGCCATCGGCGGACGGCTCGGGCGAGAAGAACCTGTGGCTCAGCGGCGACCTCGGCCGGACCTGGAGAGCGAGGCCCCAGGCCACCACCAAGGTCGATCTGTACGCCGATACCGGCAGTTTTCCCGACCGGCCCTTCGAACAGGTCGTGTCCGCGTCCGCGGGCATCTACACCACCAGGAACTCCACCGACTACCGGCGCATCGGCGTGCCCGACGTGGAGGTCGACGCGTTGGCCGTCTCCGGTTCGGCCCTCATCGCCGGCACTCCCAGCGGCACCTACCGTTCCTCGGCGCCACTCGCCCGCCGCCTTCCGGCCGGCTACCAGGACTGGGGATGGACGGGACGGGCGCCCGACACTGTCGGAAACTCCATCAGGGCGCTGGCCACCGTGCCCGGCACGGGCACCACGGTGCTGAGGACGCGCAGCACCTACTGCTCGTACGACTGCTTCGTGCTGGAGCGTTCCTTCGACGGGGGCCGGACCTGGCGGCAGTTGTCCGTGTCGGACGGCACCTCCACGGCACTGGCGGTCGACCCCCGCCACCCGTCGCGGCTCTACGCCGCCTCCTACTTCCCCAACGGCGTGTACACGAGCCAGGACGGCGGCATGACCCTGCGACTGCACCCGCTCGCGCAGGGAGAGGGTGTGACATCTCTCGCCGTCGATCCGCGTGCCTCCGGGGCGCTGTGGGTAGGCGACATGACCGGGCTGTACCGCAGCACCGACTATGGCGAAGAGGCGGTCAAGGTGTTCGACGGCGCCGTGGACCGGGTCGCGGTCGACCCCTCGGACCCGGACCACGTGGTCGCCGTCGGCGAGCACATGCTCAAGGTGAGCCAGGACGGCGGGAAGACGTTCCGTGACGCGAGCGGCGTCCCCGAACTGACCTACGACGATGTGGCCTTCGCCCCGGACGGCGCCCTGTTCGTGGCCTCGCGCGACCTGTACGAACCGGGTCAGGGCGTCTTCCGCAGCGACGACGGGGGCATGCACTGGACCTCCATGTCCACCGGTCTCGTCACTACCGACGTGCGCTCCCTGTCCGTGTCACCAGATGGTCGCCGGCTCTTCGCGGGCACCGGCAACGGAGGCGTCTTCCGGCGCGTGCTTCGCTGA
- a CDS encoding amidohydrolase family protein, with product MSSEHVLTRRGVLKAGLGGLGAAALPSPQGAAAAMSPVGGLAASAGTRIREFTAGTNASVIVSPDGHQLIMEVQGVLWSLPREGGAATALTRPDLEPAGTAWSPDGSRIAVCGYQGGGFHLWTMRPDGSQLRQLTSGPWDDRGVAWSPDGTRIAFASERGGDPVAGSSYSIWTVDVRSGALTRLTNQTGAEDYDPAWYPDGSKLVFVRAGATGARTLASVPAEGGEATVLRTVDTGVLVGPAVGTDGRVAYVHLGDAVLPANAGSSTLLVDGEPVTDGEDVSPLPPCWGADGQLFYVADGQLRVRRPDRLDSQHASERIPFTAALGVPALSYTEKTYEFDSTAERPVRGIHLPVLSPDGASVAFAALNALWVMPIGRRPRRLVQADASGYVQMPSWAPDGRSVLYSYDGRPNGNGLISVHRYWLDEDRDETVASGGRLNATLSPDGTRLACQDSSGSLLVKDLATGTERVLVKPLGANGLPSRPTWSPDGRYVAFCDRNRLNQRFREGYNLIRVVDTGTGEWTAHQPLPHASLSDRGNAGPVWAPDGSAMAFVMESALWVLPVHANGSPAGAPLRITDEAADHPSWSEDSQTLLYLAAGTLKLVGRDGTRTRTLSVPLQYNRRLPSASDVTRVHAGRLWDGTGDTVLEDVDIVIRGNRVASVEPHRAQVPSGETLVDASTSTIIPGLWDSHTHPWQYTYGGRQSSLMLAYGVTTNVSLGGFAHEAVRIRESVQSGHMAGPRLFATGELIDGSRVAYSMGRAHRTRDGVRRSLERATALDYDFVKTYVRACAETMREAARTAHEELGVRSGSHFLSPGVNVGQDLTTHLAATQRTEYGRAYSPTGHSYQDVLETYRHGDFELVFTPFTAIALLGADPALADDPRVTTLMPPWDTALVDHYAATPPTPAAQQAIVDEMAVYRRILEQGGTLALGTDAPLAPIGLHVHLGLRALRSHGFSAAQALRTATVVPARVFGVADDLGTVEPGKVADLTAVDGNPFEDFDDLIRTTWAMRDGIVHRQDDLVGSFATATGRQHRADTTDWLEVSRRLRREPCCAQHVFDI from the coding sequence ATGTCCAGCGAACATGTGTTAACGCGCCGTGGTGTCCTGAAGGCCGGGCTCGGCGGGCTGGGCGCCGCCGCTCTTCCCTCGCCCCAGGGAGCGGCCGCCGCGATGTCACCGGTAGGCGGCTTAGCCGCTTCGGCCGGCACCAGGATCCGCGAATTCACCGCCGGTACGAACGCGTCCGTGATCGTTTCACCCGACGGGCACCAACTGATCATGGAAGTGCAGGGAGTTCTGTGGTCACTGCCCCGTGAGGGCGGGGCGGCGACGGCACTGACCCGGCCCGATCTGGAACCGGCCGGAACGGCCTGGTCGCCCGACGGCTCCCGGATCGCGGTCTGCGGTTACCAGGGCGGCGGCTTCCACCTGTGGACGATGCGACCGGACGGCTCCCAGCTGCGGCAGCTGACCTCCGGACCCTGGGACGACCGCGGTGTGGCCTGGTCCCCGGACGGCACGCGCATCGCGTTCGCGTCGGAGCGCGGCGGGGACCCGGTGGCCGGCAGCTCCTACTCGATCTGGACGGTGGACGTCCGTTCCGGTGCGCTGACGCGGCTCACCAACCAGACGGGCGCCGAGGACTACGACCCGGCCTGGTACCCGGACGGCAGCAAGCTGGTCTTCGTACGAGCCGGTGCCACAGGCGCACGCACCCTCGCCTCCGTACCGGCCGAGGGCGGCGAGGCGACGGTGCTCCGCACGGTGGACACCGGCGTCCTGGTCGGTCCCGCGGTCGGTACGGACGGCCGCGTGGCGTACGTGCACCTCGGCGACGCGGTCCTGCCGGCCAACGCGGGCAGTTCCACTCTGCTGGTCGACGGCGAGCCGGTGACCGACGGCGAGGATGTCTCCCCGCTTCCTCCGTGCTGGGGCGCGGACGGTCAGCTCTTCTACGTCGCCGACGGACAACTGCGGGTGCGACGTCCCGACCGGCTGGATTCGCAGCACGCCTCGGAACGGATCCCCTTCACGGCGGCACTTGGCGTGCCCGCGCTGTCCTACACGGAGAAGACGTACGAATTCGACTCGACGGCCGAACGGCCGGTCCGGGGAATCCATCTGCCGGTGCTCTCCCCGGACGGCGCATCCGTCGCGTTCGCCGCTCTCAACGCGCTGTGGGTCATGCCGATCGGCCGCCGTCCGCGCAGGCTCGTCCAGGCGGATGCCTCCGGGTACGTCCAGATGCCGTCCTGGGCACCGGACGGGCGCAGCGTCCTGTACTCGTACGATGGGAGGCCGAACGGCAACGGGCTGATCAGCGTCCACCGATACTGGCTCGACGAGGACCGGGACGAGACCGTCGCGAGCGGGGGACGGCTGAACGCCACGCTCTCTCCCGACGGCACCAGGCTCGCCTGCCAGGACTCCTCCGGCAGCCTGCTGGTCAAGGATCTCGCGACAGGGACCGAGAGGGTGCTCGTCAAACCCCTCGGCGCGAACGGGCTTCCCAGCAGGCCCACTTGGTCGCCCGACGGCCGGTACGTCGCTTTCTGCGACCGGAACCGGCTCAATCAGCGGTTCCGTGAGGGATACAACCTCATCCGCGTGGTCGACACCGGCACTGGGGAGTGGACAGCGCATCAGCCCCTCCCGCACGCCTCGCTCTCCGACCGGGGCAACGCGGGCCCGGTATGGGCTCCCGACGGATCGGCGATGGCCTTCGTCATGGAGTCCGCGCTGTGGGTCCTGCCGGTACACGCGAACGGCTCACCCGCGGGTGCCCCCCTGCGCATCACAGACGAGGCGGCCGACCACCCGTCGTGGTCGGAAGATTCGCAGACCCTGCTGTACCTGGCCGCCGGCACACTCAAACTCGTCGGCCGCGACGGCACCCGCACCCGCACCCTGTCCGTGCCGCTGCAATACAACCGGCGGCTGCCGTCCGCCTCCGACGTCACCCGGGTGCACGCGGGACGGCTGTGGGACGGAACGGGCGACACGGTCCTGGAGGACGTCGACATCGTCATCCGCGGCAACCGCGTCGCATCCGTGGAACCCCACCGCGCGCAGGTCCCGTCCGGCGAGACACTCGTGGACGCCTCCACGTCCACGATCATCCCGGGACTGTGGGATTCGCACACCCACCCGTGGCAGTACACCTACGGCGGCCGGCAGAGCAGCCTCATGCTTGCCTACGGTGTCACTACCAATGTCTCACTGGGCGGCTTCGCCCACGAGGCCGTCCGGATCCGGGAATCCGTCCAGTCAGGGCACATGGCGGGGCCGCGCCTGTTCGCCACCGGCGAACTCATCGACGGCAGCCGCGTCGCCTACAGCATGGGCCGGGCCCACCGAACGCGTGACGGTGTCCGGCGTTCCCTGGAACGGGCCACGGCACTCGACTACGACTTCGTCAAGACCTACGTGCGCGCCTGCGCGGAGACCATGCGCGAAGCGGCCCGCACCGCGCACGAGGAACTCGGCGTACGGTCCGGAAGCCACTTCCTGTCACCGGGAGTCAACGTCGGGCAGGACCTCACCACCCACCTGGCGGCCACCCAGCGGACGGAGTACGGACGCGCCTACTCCCCGACGGGCCACTCGTACCAGGACGTTCTGGAGACCTACAGGCACGGCGACTTCGAACTCGTCTTCACTCCCTTCACGGCCATCGCACTCCTCGGGGCCGACCCCGCACTGGCCGACGACCCCAGGGTCACCACGCTGATGCCACCCTGGGACACCGCGCTCGTCGACCACTACGCGGCGACCCCGCCGACGCCGGCGGCACAACAGGCCATCGTCGACGAGATGGCTGTCTACCGGCGCATCCTGGAGCAGGGCGGCACGCTGGCGCTCGGCACCGACGCGCCCCTGGCGCCGATCGGCCTCCATGTTCACCTGGGACTGCGCGCGTTGCGCTCCCACGGGTTCTCCGCGGCACAGGCGCTGCGCACCGCCACGGTCGTACCCGCCCGTGTCTTCGGTGTGGCGGACGACCTGGGCACCGTGGAGCCCGGCAAGGTCGCCGACCTGACGGCCGTCGACGGAAATCCCTTCGAGGACTTCGACGATCTGATCCGCACCACGTGGGCCATGCGCGACGGCATCGTCCACCGGCAGGACGACCTGGTCGGATCCTTCGCCACCGCCACGGGGCGACAACACCGGGCGGACACCACCGACTGGCTGGAGGTTAGCCGCCGGCTGCGACGCGAACCCTGCTGCGCCCAGCACGTCTTCGACATCTAG
- a CDS encoding IS982 family transposase yields the protein MNADLDTLATALFVKTDDLLKGSPHLAPWRPAVGIAPQLSDAELVTLAVMQAMLGFTSEARWLRHACVHLRHPFPYLPRQPGYNKRLRKAAGLIQHVIRLLAVDTTLWSDDVWVVDSTPVECGRSRETVKRSELAGWAEYGYCASHSRFFRGLRLHLVCTLHGLPVAFALTGAKADERETLLAMFEVEPGLLTGRPDQTLIGDKNYFGRDFESQLARWGIRLLRPGRKGEAERAGSQLFKPLRQVIESINESFKGQLDLERHRGRTPGGVMVRVLQRILALTAAIWHNDHTGQPVMRALTAYDH from the coding sequence GTGAACGCTGACCTGGACACCCTCGCGACCGCACTGTTTGTGAAGACCGATGACCTACTCAAGGGCTCGCCTCACCTGGCTCCGTGGCGGCCGGCCGTGGGCATCGCGCCGCAGCTGAGCGACGCGGAGCTGGTCACGCTCGCGGTGATGCAGGCCATGCTCGGCTTCACCTCCGAAGCACGCTGGCTCCGCCACGCCTGCGTCCACCTGCGGCACCCGTTCCCGTATCTGCCCAGGCAGCCCGGCTACAACAAGCGGCTACGGAAGGCAGCCGGGCTGATCCAGCACGTCATACGCCTGCTGGCCGTTGACACTACGCTGTGGAGCGATGACGTGTGGGTGGTCGACTCCACGCCGGTGGAATGCGGGCGTTCCCGCGAGACCGTCAAACGCTCCGAACTGGCGGGATGGGCCGAGTACGGTTACTGCGCCAGTCACTCACGGTTCTTCCGGGGTCTACGGCTCCACCTGGTGTGCACCCTGCACGGCCTGCCCGTTGCCTTCGCGCTGACCGGAGCCAAGGCCGACGAGCGCGAGACCCTGCTGGCGATGTTCGAGGTCGAGCCCGGCCTCCTCACCGGCCGGCCCGATCAGACGCTGATCGGCGACAAGAACTACTTCGGCCGCGATTTCGAGAGCCAGCTCGCTCGGTGGGGCATCCGGCTGTTACGGCCGGGCCGCAAGGGCGAAGCCGAGCGCGCCGGATCCCAGCTGTTCAAACCGCTGCGACAGGTAATCGAATCGATCAACGAATCCTTCAAGGGCCAGCTCGACCTCGAACGCCACCGCGGCCGCACTCCCGGCGGGGTGATGGTCCGTGTTCTGCAGCGAATCCTCGCGCTGACCGCCGCGATCTGGCACAACGACCACACCGGGCAACCCGTCATGCGCGCGCTGACCGCCTACGACCACTAG
- a CDS encoding sigma-70 family RNA polymerase sigma factor, producing MSSHQAEPDAIERERLVAMHGRLVEREIARYRTWHIDRADLRQAGILGLLIAASRFDPDRAVPFGAYAHTWVRKEIQRAVARQEFPAVVPTDLVGRTVAVRRALDENADSLNLAAAALGISPTTVAALHRQLRTAPAEDDEELPAPGYTLTDPEHAAIARDFTSTARTALTRIDPREAEALILRYGLDDRPERSFRQIGRHLGISDHTARKLVERAQAQLRGLID from the coding sequence GTGAGCAGTCACCAGGCCGAACCGGACGCCATCGAGCGGGAACGCCTTGTGGCGATGCACGGCCGTCTCGTCGAACGCGAAATTGCCCGCTATCGCACCTGGCACATCGACCGGGCGGACCTGCGACAGGCCGGCATCCTCGGGCTGCTGATTGCCGCGAGCCGCTTCGATCCCGATCGCGCAGTGCCCTTCGGGGCATACGCGCACACCTGGGTACGCAAGGAAATCCAGCGGGCCGTCGCCCGCCAGGAGTTCCCCGCCGTCGTACCCACCGACCTCGTCGGCCGCACCGTCGCCGTGCGACGGGCGCTCGACGAGAACGCTGACAGCCTGAACCTGGCGGCTGCCGCGCTGGGCATCTCACCAACGACAGTTGCCGCACTCCATCGGCAACTGCGCACCGCACCTGCCGAAGACGATGAAGAACTGCCCGCACCCGGCTATACCCTGACCGACCCCGAACACGCCGCTATCGCACGGGACTTCACCAGCACGGCTCGAACCGCCCTGACCCGCATCGACCCGCGCGAAGCCGAGGCGCTGATTCTGCGCTACGGCCTGGACGACCGACCGGAAAGGTCATTTCGCCAGATCGGCCGTCACCTGGGCATCTCCGACCACACCGCCAGGAAACTCGTCGAACGCGCCCAGGCCCAACTACGTGGCCTCATCGACTGA
- a CDS encoding TetR/AcrR family transcriptional regulator, translating to MNPSKTPEPVQGAVRTPRRTDARRNHERVVAAAVEVFRERGTQASVPQIATRAQVGKATVYRSFPTKEDLLETITGLSLERLEQRTTAALREADSYEAFRRYVLELFDTLAHDRLLAERLADAASPAAASVMETLVSAMETARVAGKLREDITQLDLRVILCGTALQLVKLTERDPATWRRYGEMVLSALRR from the coding sequence ATGAACCCATCCAAGACTCCCGAACCTGTCCAGGGCGCAGTCAGGACGCCGAGGCGGACGGACGCCCGTCGCAATCACGAGCGCGTGGTCGCCGCCGCGGTGGAGGTCTTCCGCGAACGCGGCACACAGGCCTCCGTGCCCCAGATCGCGACGAGGGCCCAGGTCGGCAAGGCGACGGTCTACCGGAGCTTCCCGACCAAGGAGGACCTGCTGGAGACGATCACGGGGCTGAGCCTGGAGCGGCTCGAACAGCGCACCACCGCAGCACTGCGCGAAGCCGACTCCTACGAGGCCTTCCGGCGCTATGTCCTCGAACTTTTCGACACGCTGGCGCACGACCGTCTGCTCGCGGAAAGGCTTGCGGACGCAGCCTCCCCGGCCGCCGCGTCCGTCATGGAGACGCTGGTGAGTGCGATGGAGACGGCGCGGGTGGCCGGGAAGCTGCGGGAAGACATCACACAGCTGGATCTGCGGGTGATCCTGTGCGGCACCGCCCTGCAGTTGGTGAAGCTGACGGAACGCGACCCCGCGACGTGGCGCCGCTACGGGGAGATGGTGCTCAGCGCACTGCGGCGCTGA
- a CDS encoding ABC transporter substrate-binding protein, with the protein MNRKTLALSAVVGLLTPALAACGGSDSGSKGGGTIVVGTTDRFAATKDQPAPLDPAYTYDTNAWNLLRQTIQTLMIQPKGEGTLVPEAAQSCSFSDNGNERYVCKLREGLRFANGDDVTAADVKYSIERSLHINADTGVASLLNTIDTIETQGDREVIFHLKTADATFPYKLSTPVAGIVNPKDYEEGKLRDGFAVDGSGPYTFKADVKDNVIAGITCVKNPLYKGSLKVNNDEIDMRVFKDSDSMGAAIDKGDIDVMTRTMTPTQIQELDAGKDRNIDLVEMSGLEIRYLGFNTDAPSVKSKAVRQAMAQLIDRGELVSKVYGTQAEPLYSLVPATITGHSNSFFNKYGNPSVAKAKALLSKAGITTPVKLTLHYTTDHYGSATKQEFEVLQRQLNDSGLFDASVQGHRWDQFRPAEKKGQFDVYGMGWFPDFPDADNFLAPFLDEHNTLGSPYSNATIQHTLIPESRREADRLAAAKSLTTIQDTVADDVPVLPLWQGKQYVAARDDITGVAYAVNSSSVLQLWELKRGVSE; encoded by the coding sequence ATGAACCGCAAAACTCTGGCGCTGTCGGCAGTGGTCGGCCTGCTCACTCCGGCCCTCGCGGCGTGCGGCGGATCGGACAGCGGGAGCAAGGGCGGCGGCACCATCGTCGTGGGTACCACGGACCGGTTCGCCGCCACCAAGGACCAACCCGCGCCCCTCGACCCGGCCTACACCTACGACACCAACGCCTGGAATCTGCTGCGCCAGACGATCCAGACTCTGATGATCCAGCCCAAGGGCGAGGGTACTTTGGTGCCGGAGGCTGCCCAGAGCTGCTCGTTCAGCGACAACGGCAACGAGCGATACGTCTGCAAGCTGCGGGAGGGGCTGCGGTTCGCCAACGGCGACGACGTCACGGCCGCCGACGTGAAGTACTCCATCGAGCGGTCCTTGCACATCAACGCCGACACGGGTGTCGCGAGCCTGCTGAACACGATCGACACCATCGAGACGCAGGGTGACCGTGAGGTCATCTTCCATCTCAAAACGGCCGATGCCACCTTCCCGTACAAGTTGTCCACCCCGGTCGCGGGCATCGTCAACCCGAAGGACTACGAGGAGGGCAAGCTCCGCGACGGCTTCGCGGTGGACGGTTCCGGCCCCTACACCTTCAAGGCCGACGTCAAGGACAACGTGATCGCCGGCATCACCTGCGTCAAGAACCCCTTGTACAAGGGCAGCTTGAAGGTGAACAACGACGAGATCGACATGCGTGTGTTCAAGGACTCCGACTCCATGGGGGCCGCGATCGACAAGGGCGATATCGATGTCATGACCCGCACCATGACGCCCACACAGATCCAGGAACTGGACGCCGGTAAGGACCGGAACATCGACCTGGTCGAGATGTCGGGCCTGGAGATCCGCTACCTGGGCTTCAACACCGACGCACCCAGCGTGAAGTCGAAGGCCGTCCGCCAAGCCATGGCCCAGCTCATCGACCGCGGCGAGCTGGTCTCCAAGGTCTACGGCACCCAGGCCGAGCCGCTGTACTCGCTGGTCCCGGCGACCATCACCGGCCACTCCAACTCGTTCTTCAACAAGTACGGCAACCCCAGCGTCGCCAAGGCGAAGGCCCTGCTGAGCAAGGCCGGCATCACCACTCCGGTGAAGCTGACGCTGCACTACACGACCGACCACTACGGCTCGGCCACGAAGCAGGAGTTCGAGGTCCTGCAGAGGCAGCTCAACGACAGTGGCCTGTTCGACGCCTCCGTCCAGGGCCACCGCTGGGACCAGTTCCGGCCGGCCGAGAAGAAGGGCCAGTTCGATGTCTACGGCATGGGCTGGTTCCCCGACTTCCCCGACGCCGACAACTTCCTCGCGCCCTTCCTCGACGAGCACAACACCCTCGGCTCGCCGTACTCCAACGCCACCATCCAGCACACGCTGATCCCGGAGTCCCGCCGCGAGGCCGACCGGCTCGCCGCCGCCAAGAGTCTGACCACGATCCAGGACACCGTCGCCGACGACGTCCCTGTCCTGCCGCTGTGGCAGGGCAAGCAGTACGTTGCCGCACGCGACGACATCACGGGTGTCGCGTACGCTGTCAACTCGTCTTCGGTGCTCCAGCTGTGGGAACTCAAGCGCGGCGTGAGCGAATGA